From Candidatus Hinthialibacter antarcticus, a single genomic window includes:
- a CDS encoding PKD domain-containing protein, which produces MKQVILSLAAVFLFVFSATSQPVIVDLAINETYQFELPDGSVKSIQLKAVNETVDPLRHAVREAMVKIIVDGEQATIPTALYTMPQIVNGVKLDCALTKGFPGNSSHGNAWGFPADKDARLRFWAPDAPLFEPGRLGYPVKQRWFASDTQMCNEPAYVDAADSPQYENVYYHYGYDFGGYDMMVPVVAATNGRVISAGDAILPEVDDMPHVKQRYDVIYIRDDAGWVYRYSHLHAILPQIEPGVRVKKGDWIGILGKEGASGGWSHLHFGVHAPNGNIVYAYPFIVDAYLQEHPGALLAVARPHKFAVVGAAVRLDGSNSICDGGSIESYQWEFHNGETASGPVVIRTYDKPGVYSEILRIQDDKGREAVDFAVVQVFDADKPMELAPPSINVTYWPTTEIKPGQEVFFKTRTFRCEGGSEIWDFGDGAFGKTKSKDEYATVSHHYQEPGTYIVTVRRRSTNDTTAMARVYVVVEE; this is translated from the coding sequence GTGAAACAAGTCATTCTTTCTTTGGCAGCCGTTTTTCTATTCGTATTCAGCGCGACCAGCCAGCCCGTCATCGTTGATCTGGCGATTAACGAAACCTATCAATTTGAGTTGCCGGATGGAAGCGTGAAGTCGATTCAACTGAAAGCCGTCAATGAGACTGTCGACCCGCTTCGCCATGCGGTGCGCGAAGCGATGGTGAAAATCATCGTTGACGGCGAGCAGGCGACCATACCGACAGCGCTCTATACCATGCCGCAGATCGTGAACGGCGTGAAACTTGACTGCGCTCTGACCAAGGGGTTTCCAGGAAACTCATCGCATGGCAACGCTTGGGGATTCCCCGCTGACAAAGACGCCCGTCTGCGCTTCTGGGCGCCGGATGCGCCGTTGTTTGAACCGGGGCGGTTGGGGTATCCCGTCAAGCAGCGCTGGTTCGCGTCTGACACGCAGATGTGCAACGAACCCGCTTACGTTGACGCCGCTGACTCGCCGCAATACGAGAACGTCTACTATCACTACGGCTATGACTTCGGCGGCTATGACATGATGGTGCCTGTCGTCGCCGCGACGAACGGAAGGGTGATTTCGGCGGGTGATGCGATCCTACCCGAAGTAGACGACATGCCGCACGTCAAGCAGCGCTATGACGTGATCTATATTCGCGACGACGCCGGTTGGGTGTACCGCTATTCGCACTTGCACGCCATCCTGCCTCAAATTGAGCCGGGCGTGCGCGTCAAGAAAGGCGACTGGATCGGCATCCTCGGCAAGGAGGGCGCATCCGGCGGCTGGTCGCATTTGCACTTCGGCGTCCATGCACCCAATGGAAACATCGTCTATGCTTACCCGTTTATCGTTGACGCCTACTTGCAGGAACACCCCGGCGCGTTGCTGGCGGTGGCGCGTCCGCACAAGTTCGCGGTGGTCGGCGCGGCGGTTCGGCTCGACGGCTCCAACTCGATATGCGACGGCGGGAGCATCGAGTCGTACCAGTGGGAATTCCACAACGGCGAGACCGCGTCCGGCCCGGTCGTAATCCGCACATACGACAAGCCCGGCGTGTATTCGGAAATCCTGCGCATACAGGACGACAAGGGCAGAGAGGCGGTTGACTTCGCGGTGGTGCAGGTGTTCGACGCGGACAAGCCGATGGAACTGGCGCCGCCTTCGATCAATGTGACCTATTGGCCCACCACAGAAATCAAGCCCGGGCAGGAAGTCTTCTTCAAGACGCGTACCTTCCGATGCGAGGGCGGCAGCGAGATTTGGGATTTCGGCGACGGCGCGTTTGGCAAGACCAAGTCGAAGGATGAATACGCTACCGTCTCGCACCATTACCAGGAACCGGGGACGTACATCGTCACCGTCCGCCGCCGCTCCACCAATGATACAACCGCCATGGCAAGAGTGTATGTGGTGGTGGAGGAGTGA
- a CDS encoding DUF5009 domain-containing protein, with protein sequence MNDAPAPKATQRLTSLDAYRGAIMISLISVGFGFHTAFANHPFLGFLSRHTEHVPWQGFVYWDLIQPAFMFMVGVAMPFAYAKRLSMGDSHNKILFHAFRRSINLFLVAAVFSSIHAGTPTYTLVNVLPQIAFGYMATMFVLHKSFRFQGAVALLILFVYGTAWALYPYCGEGGPWAMSYENMGGDFDLWAMGRHNSGYWMSLNAIPSASTIIAGAMCGKLLASNQSHAKVMKIFAASSIALIVAGLILSLWVPIIKRILSPSFALYSTGWSILFLMVFYWIIDVLGYKKWTFFLIVIGMNSIAAYVVFQLFRGWIDNSIMVFSRPVIDALGIYGDVLQAFLVLAAQWYIFYFFYQKKVFFKV encoded by the coding sequence ATGAACGACGCGCCGGCTCCCAAAGCCACTCAACGCCTGACCAGCTTAGACGCCTATCGCGGCGCCATTATGATTTCCCTGATCTCAGTTGGATTCGGATTTCACACCGCGTTTGCAAATCATCCTTTCCTGGGCTTTCTGTCGCGCCATACCGAACACGTCCCCTGGCAAGGCTTCGTCTATTGGGACCTCATCCAGCCCGCTTTCATGTTCATGGTCGGCGTCGCCATGCCCTTCGCCTACGCCAAGCGGCTATCGATGGGAGACTCGCATAACAAAATCCTTTTTCACGCTTTCCGGCGAAGCATCAACCTGTTTCTTGTCGCCGCTGTGTTTTCTTCCATCCACGCGGGAACCCCGACTTATACCCTGGTCAATGTGTTGCCGCAAATCGCCTTCGGTTACATGGCGACGATGTTCGTTCTGCATAAAAGTTTCCGCTTCCAAGGCGCGGTCGCGTTGCTCATTCTGTTTGTTTATGGAACCGCTTGGGCGCTGTACCCGTATTGCGGCGAAGGCGGCCCCTGGGCGATGAGTTATGAAAACATGGGCGGCGATTTTGACTTGTGGGCGATGGGTCGACATAACTCCGGCTATTGGATGTCGCTCAATGCCATTCCATCGGCATCGACCATCATCGCCGGGGCCATGTGCGGAAAACTCCTGGCGAGCAACCAGTCTCACGCCAAAGTGATGAAAATCTTCGCCGCATCTTCCATCGCGCTGATCGTTGCGGGGCTTATCCTCAGTCTATGGGTTCCGATTATCAAGCGGATTCTCAGCCCGTCGTTTGCGCTGTATTCAACGGGATGGTCGATTTTGTTTTTGATGGTTTTTTATTGGATAATTGATGTCTTGGGATACAAGAAGTGGACGTTCTTCCTGATCGTGATCGGAATGAATTCCATCGCGGCGTATGTGGTCTTTCAATTGTTCCGTGGGTGGATTGACAATTCCATCATGGTATTCAGCCGCCCGGTGATTGACGCACTTGGCATTTACGGCGACGTGCTGCAGGCGTTTCTGGTCCTCGCCGCCCAATGGTACATCTTCTATTTCTTCTATCAGAAAAAAGTGTTCTTTAAGGTGTGA
- the purU gene encoding formyltetrahydrofolate deformylase: protein MDETARLLINCADRPGIVASVTNFLYSHGVNITQLDQHSTDPVGGEFFMRLEFQTPHLDLSKPALEQAFADGVAERFKMDWRISYATPLKRVAILASKVDHCLLELLWQWRQGRLQADMAQVISNHPDLRKDVEAFDIPYHHVTVSKETKDKDEETILGLLEGKTDLVILARYMQILTGSFISNYPYKIINIHHSFLPAFVGANPYRQAYERGVKLIGATAHYATEQLDAGPIIEQDVARVSHRHSVNDLRELGRNLERQALARAVKWHLEDRILVHGNKTIVFE from the coding sequence GTGGATGAAACCGCCCGACTGTTAATCAACTGCGCTGATCGCCCTGGAATTGTTGCCTCTGTGACCAATTTTTTGTATTCGCACGGCGTAAACATCACCCAACTGGACCAACATTCGACCGACCCGGTAGGCGGCGAGTTTTTTATGCGCCTGGAATTCCAAACGCCGCACCTCGATTTGTCAAAACCGGCTTTAGAACAAGCGTTTGCTGATGGCGTCGCCGAGCGCTTCAAGATGGATTGGCGCATCAGCTATGCGACACCGCTCAAGCGGGTGGCGATTTTGGCTTCAAAAGTTGACCACTGTTTATTGGAACTGTTGTGGCAATGGAGGCAGGGGAGGCTTCAAGCCGATATGGCGCAAGTCATCAGCAACCATCCTGACTTGAGAAAAGACGTTGAGGCATTTGATATCCCTTATCATCACGTGACTGTCTCGAAAGAGACCAAAGACAAAGATGAAGAAACCATTCTTGGGTTGCTTGAAGGTAAGACCGATCTCGTCATTCTTGCCCGGTATATGCAAATTTTGACGGGTTCCTTTATTTCCAATTATCCTTATAAGATTATTAATATTCATCATTCATTTCTTCCCGCATTCGTTGGCGCGAACCCTTACCGCCAAGCGTACGAACGGGGCGTCAAACTTATTGGCGCCACTGCGCATTATGCGACCGAGCAACTCGACGCCGGGCCTATCATTGAACAGGACGTTGCGCGGGTCTCTCATCGCCATAGCGTAAATGATCTGCGGGAATTGGGGCGCAACCTTGAACGCCAGGCATTGGCGCGGGCCGTGAAATGGCACCTCGAAGACCGTATTCTCGTACATGGAAACAAGACCATTGTATTTGAATAA
- a CDS encoding Gfo/Idh/MocA family oxidoreductase, whose protein sequence is MKNPLALSRRHFLSTAIAPLVVPARVLGADNTVAPSERITMGIIGMGTMGNGHLFGEAWTYLPDGYANRDDVQILAVCDVWETKRKQSRARLHNFYQQKFGRGNYTTCEDYNDFRDVLAREDIDAVLIATPIHWHAQMAIMAANAKKDIYCEKPTAVSIKESQAMVKAVKENGCIYQAGTQQRSEYDGKFRTTCELIRNGRVGKLQDIYAHRNGGGAIWTENHGDEQSVPEGFDWDLWLGPAPKMPYQGRYDAHLFGYGNINWGQHHYDIVQWSMDADRTGPIEISYDQDHAVYKYANGVTVHGCPYKGNPIGETGGGWYIGDKGMIGVDREHLTSMPKEIVSTPFGENDKPLYHTKGHSINFLECIKSRKQTICDAETAHRSVSVVLLGGIATQLKRTLKWDPAKEQFINDDEANKMLNMTHRTPWEF, encoded by the coding sequence ATGAAAAATCCACTGGCTCTTAGTCGCAGGCATTTTCTATCAACCGCAATCGCGCCACTCGTCGTTCCCGCCCGCGTCTTGGGCGCCGATAACACCGTCGCCCCCAGCGAACGCATCACCATGGGAATCATCGGCATGGGCACCATGGGCAACGGGCACCTGTTCGGCGAAGCATGGACCTACCTGCCGGACGGCTACGCCAACCGCGACGACGTGCAAATTCTCGCCGTCTGCGACGTGTGGGAAACCAAACGCAAACAGTCGCGCGCGCGGCTGCATAATTTCTATCAACAAAAATTCGGACGCGGCAACTACACCACCTGCGAAGACTATAACGATTTTCGCGACGTGCTTGCGCGTGAAGACATCGACGCGGTGTTGATTGCAACGCCAATCCACTGGCATGCACAAATGGCGATCATGGCGGCGAATGCAAAAAAAGATATCTATTGCGAAAAACCGACGGCGGTCTCGATCAAAGAAAGCCAGGCCATGGTGAAAGCCGTCAAAGAAAACGGCTGCATCTATCAGGCCGGAACCCAACAGCGATCCGAATATGACGGCAAGTTCCGCACCACCTGCGAACTCATCCGTAACGGGCGCGTCGGCAAACTGCAAGATATTTATGCGCACCGCAACGGCGGAGGCGCCATCTGGACGGAAAATCACGGCGACGAACAATCGGTCCCCGAAGGCTTCGATTGGGACCTCTGGCTTGGCCCTGCGCCGAAGATGCCCTACCAGGGACGCTACGACGCCCACCTGTTCGGCTACGGCAACATTAACTGGGGACAACACCATTACGATATCGTCCAATGGAGCATGGACGCCGACCGCACCGGGCCGATTGAAATCAGTTACGACCAAGACCACGCCGTCTACAAATACGCCAACGGCGTCACCGTGCATGGCTGCCCCTACAAAGGCAACCCCATCGGCGAAACCGGCGGCGGCTGGTATATCGGCGACAAGGGAATGATCGGCGTCGACCGCGAGCATCTGACTTCGATGCCGAAGGAAATCGTCTCCACGCCATTCGGAGAAAACGACAAGCCCCTGTATCACACCAAAGGGCATTCCATTAATTTTCTCGAGTGCATCAAATCGCGCAAGCAAACCATCTGCGATGCAGAGACCGCCCACCGCTCCGTAAGCGTCGTATTACTTGGCGGGATCGCGACGCAACTCAAACGCACACTGAAATGGGACCCGGCGAAAGAGCAATTCATCAACGATGATGAAGCCAACAAAATGCTTAACATGACGCATCGTACGCCGTGGGAATTCTAA
- the mnmG gene encoding tRNA uridine-5-carboxymethylaminomethyl(34) synthesis enzyme MnmG, translating into MDYDVIVVGGGHAGCEAASAAARMGAKTALLSFDVNALAKMSCNPAIGGVAKGQLVREIDALGGIMGHIADRSGIHFKMLNASKGPAVRSPRAQSDRDGYSQVMVERLKHTPNLDLLSGEGCQLVVESGKLRGVADRNGNALYGKTVVLTPGTFLGGIMHFGMEQVAGGRIDESPSQILADCMTGLGFNLGRLKTGTPARLEQSSIDLTNLEVQPGDEPPKAFSYHPEVQVQNKIQCYITRTNEKTHEAIVGGLDRSPLYSGKIKGVGPRYCPSIEDKIKKFPDKNSHQVFIEPEGVDCNVVYPNGISTSLPVDVQEKFIQTIPGLENAKILKPGYAVEYFFSNPQDLFPWMESKHLEGLFMAGQLNGTSGYEEAAAQGLMAGINAALKVKGETPFILRRDEAYIGVLVDDLVTKGCEEPYRLFTASAEHRLLLRQDNADFRLMEHGYQLGLNPREWKDEVEGWKRDIAALRLELQKRIVTPTEAVKNIFADLGLGEFSHPAPLEQILRRAPMKAEYIECFGVDAKRYHPRVLEQVEIETKYQGYIERQLKVIEEESKSERRRIPVDFNYDKVNGMRNEAREKFKRVQPATIGQAARIPGIFPADMTVLWVHVLKQQREPDAA; encoded by the coding sequence ATGGATTACGATGTAATCGTTGTCGGCGGTGGACACGCCGGATGCGAAGCCGCGTCAGCAGCGGCGCGCATGGGCGCCAAGACGGCGCTGCTATCGTTCGACGTGAATGCGCTGGCGAAAATGTCTTGCAACCCAGCCATCGGCGGCGTCGCCAAGGGACAACTGGTGCGTGAGATCGACGCCTTGGGCGGTATCATGGGGCATATCGCTGACCGTTCCGGCATTCACTTCAAGATGCTGAATGCCTCTAAAGGCCCCGCCGTACGTTCGCCGCGCGCGCAGTCAGACCGCGATGGTTACAGCCAGGTTATGGTCGAGCGCTTGAAGCATACGCCGAATCTTGATTTGCTTTCCGGCGAAGGATGCCAGCTGGTCGTCGAAAGCGGCAAACTTCGCGGCGTCGCTGATCGCAACGGCAATGCGCTTTACGGCAAGACGGTCGTCCTTACGCCGGGTACGTTCCTCGGCGGCATTATGCACTTCGGTATGGAGCAAGTCGCTGGAGGGCGTATTGACGAAAGCCCGTCGCAAATTCTCGCTGACTGCATGACCGGGTTGGGTTTCAATCTCGGTCGCCTTAAAACCGGCACGCCCGCCCGGCTTGAGCAGAGTTCAATTGATCTTACCAATCTTGAAGTCCAACCTGGCGATGAACCACCCAAGGCGTTTTCATATCATCCCGAAGTCCAGGTGCAGAATAAAATCCAATGCTATATCACCCGCACCAACGAGAAAACGCACGAAGCCATTGTCGGCGGGCTTGACCGTTCGCCGTTGTATTCCGGTAAGATCAAAGGCGTGGGGCCGCGCTATTGCCCTTCGATTGAAGACAAGATCAAAAAGTTCCCTGACAAAAATTCACACCAAGTGTTTATCGAACCGGAAGGCGTTGATTGCAACGTTGTCTATCCCAATGGAATCTCGACCAGCCTGCCAGTCGATGTGCAGGAAAAATTTATTCAAACTATCCCCGGTTTGGAAAACGCTAAAATTCTCAAACCCGGTTACGCTGTTGAATATTTCTTTTCCAATCCGCAAGACCTGTTCCCCTGGATGGAAAGCAAACACCTCGAAGGTTTATTCATGGCGGGGCAACTCAACGGCACCTCCGGTTATGAAGAGGCCGCCGCGCAAGGCCTAATGGCGGGAATCAACGCGGCGCTGAAGGTCAAAGGCGAGACGCCGTTTATTCTGCGCCGCGACGAAGCCTATATCGGCGTGTTGGTTGACGACCTCGTCACCAAAGGCTGCGAAGAGCCATACCGCTTGTTTACCGCATCGGCGGAGCATCGCTTGTTGCTGCGCCAAGACAACGCCGACTTTCGCTTGATGGAACACGGCTATCAATTGGGGCTGAATCCACGCGAATGGAAGGACGAGGTCGAGGGCTGGAAACGGGATATCGCCGCGCTTCGGCTGGAACTGCAAAAACGCATCGTGACGCCCACCGAGGCGGTCAAAAATATATTTGCTGATCTTGGTTTGGGTGAATTTTCACACCCCGCGCCGTTAGAACAAATTCTACGCCGTGCTCCGATGAAGGCCGAATACATTGAGTGTTTTGGTGTTGACGCAAAGCGCTATCATCCACGCGTGTTGGAGCAAGTTGAAATCGAGACCAAGTATCAGGGATATATCGAGCGCCAGCTGAAGGTCATCGAAGAAGAAAGCAAATCAGAACGCCGCCGTATCCCGGTCGATTTTAACTATGACAAAGTAAATGGGATGCGTAACGAAGCCCGCGAGAAGTTCAAGCGCGTCCAACCTGCGACCATTGGGCAGGCGGCGCGTATTCCGGGCATTTTCCCCGCCGACATGACGGTGTTATGGGTGCACGTTCTCAAACAACAACGCGAACCCGACGCAGCGTAA
- a CDS encoding queuosine precursor transporter, producing MSIFSAWKAPTPLALQERVFIACAGIFIASLVSCNLIFQKFFTWSPFGWYTFEISVGLIPYPITFLVTDIVSEIYGRKRADQIVISGLLASIFVMGLILIAQAVPQTDWSPVSNEEFSKVFGLFGPAVFASMCAYLAAQFIDIRLFHFWKRLTKGRHLWLRNNASTIVSQLVDTIMVISLLCIFETIEWSRWYGLVENGFVYKITFALLDTPLFYLANWKLRKWMNLGKYDEIPEQQSLA from the coding sequence ATGAGCATATTCAGCGCATGGAAAGCCCCCACGCCGCTAGCCCTGCAAGAACGGGTGTTTATCGCATGCGCGGGAATTTTCATTGCATCGTTGGTTTCATGCAACCTGATCTTTCAGAAATTTTTTACCTGGTCGCCTTTCGGCTGGTACACATTCGAAATCTCCGTCGGACTGATTCCCTACCCGATTACTTTTTTAGTGACGGATATCGTTTCAGAAATCTATGGACGAAAGCGCGCCGATCAAATCGTCATCAGCGGCTTGCTTGCAAGTATTTTTGTGATGGGGCTGATTCTCATCGCGCAAGCGGTTCCGCAAACCGATTGGTCGCCCGTATCCAATGAAGAATTTTCAAAAGTGTTCGGCCTGTTCGGCCCTGCGGTGTTCGCTTCGATGTGCGCCTATCTTGCCGCGCAATTTATTGATATCCGCTTGTTCCATTTTTGGAAGCGCCTGACCAAGGGCCGCCATTTGTGGCTACGCAATAATGCCTCAACCATCGTTTCGCAATTGGTTGACACCATCATGGTGATATCGTTGCTGTGTATCTTTGAGACAATCGAATGGAGCCGCTGGTATGGTTTGGTGGAAAACGGTTTTGTCTACAAAATAACCTTTGCGCTTCTGGATACGCCGCTGTTCTATCTAGCCAACTGGAAGCTGCGCAAATGGATGAATCTGGGCAAATATGACGAGATTCCCGAACAACAGTCGCTCGCATAA
- a CDS encoding DegT/DnrJ/EryC1/StrS family aminotransferase, whose translation MGHLAITGGTPVRTEPFAPWPVYDEREEKALLETLHSREWGIGSKQIDDFEIEFAEFCRAKHAVACTNGTDAIYIALQALGVGPGDEVIIPPYTFIATGIGVLMTGATPVFADIHPETYNLDPKSVETKITENTKAIIPVHIAGNPADMDGILDLAKRKNLYVMEDAAQSHAAEWRGERVGPLGDLGTFSFQNSKNLSAGEGGAIVTNDEALADRVRSFTNCGRVKGGLWYDHHELAGNHRLGAFQAAVLRVGLTRLDEQTQRREDNAEYLQSLLANIDGVSMTGMHQHATRRVHHLGILRYNQQTFNELPKAKFIDALNKEGIECASGYLPLYNYYYFQHFAEKTPGYESLYKGKVDYSAVDCPVVNRICEEESVWLFQETFLGAKSDMDDIAEAITKIQQHADEAKA comes from the coding sequence ATGGGCCACTTGGCCATCACCGGAGGAACGCCAGTCCGCACGGAGCCTTTTGCGCCGTGGCCGGTTTATGATGAGCGCGAAGAAAAAGCGCTACTGGAAACGCTGCACAGCCGCGAATGGGGCATCGGTTCCAAACAAATCGACGACTTCGAGATAGAGTTCGCCGAGTTCTGCCGCGCCAAACACGCCGTCGCCTGCACCAACGGCACCGACGCGATTTACATTGCCCTGCAAGCGCTCGGCGTCGGTCCCGGCGATGAGGTCATCATTCCGCCATATACATTTATCGCAACGGGCATCGGCGTGTTGATGACCGGAGCAACGCCTGTATTTGCGGACATCCACCCGGAAACATACAATCTCGATCCAAAATCGGTTGAAACCAAAATCACCGAAAATACCAAAGCGATTATTCCCGTTCATATCGCGGGCAACCCCGCCGACATGGACGGCATTCTCGATCTCGCCAAACGCAAGAACCTATACGTCATGGAAGACGCCGCTCAATCTCACGCCGCCGAATGGCGCGGCGAACGCGTTGGCCCGCTGGGCGACTTGGGGACGTTTTCATTTCAGAACTCGAAGAACCTTTCGGCGGGAGAAGGCGGCGCCATCGTGACGAATGATGAAGCGCTGGCAGACAGAGTGCGTTCTTTCACGAACTGCGGTCGCGTCAAAGGCGGCTTGTGGTATGACCATCACGAACTCGCAGGCAACCATCGCCTGGGCGCATTCCAAGCCGCCGTCCTGCGCGTCGGCCTCACCCGTTTGGATGAACAAACCCAACGCCGCGAAGACAACGCCGAGTACCTTCAATCGCTGCTGGCAAACATCGACGGCGTCAGCATGACCGGGATGCACCAACACGCCACCCGCCGCGTCCATCATCTCGGCATCTTGCGCTACAACCAACAAACCTTCAACGAATTACCGAAAGCAAAATTCATCGACGCGTTGAACAAAGAAGGCATCGAATGCGCGTCCGGCTATCTGCCGCTCTACAATTATTATTACTTTCAACACTTCGCCGAAAAAACGCCCGGGTATGAATCGTTATACAAAGGCAAGGTTGATTATTCGGCTGTCGATTGCCCGGTCGTCAACCGCATTTGTGAAGAAGAATCGGTCTGGTTGTTTCAAGAAACATTCCTGGGCGCCAAAAGCGATATGGACGACATCGCCGAAGCAATCACAAAGATTCAACAACACGCAGACGAAGCGAAAGCCTGA
- a CDS encoding NDP-sugar synthase, producing the protein MVKTAVILAAGRGSKIWPYGDTWPKAALPIANWPLIQWQIEAMQSCGVENFIVVVDHLAGQIRSAVTEYEAVECIEQPRASGTAEALLHALDYVEDEKFLVVYGDTLFTEEDMGALIEQANHNPEPCALVQALGTLPPHEWLCANLEENVIKEIWGHPREASHRLCGICVLNRDLVPYLENHPGFMLSVEVGAMPPHEFELAESLSQYVKAGGTVAAIETQELFFDIDKPWHLLDANEAFLKYLGAKLTDNEMAAGAVVEEGAEIDGFVVMGENAFIGRDVKIKGNLWIGANSKVIDGAIIGANSCIGEKTIVREYCRVEENTSIGSNCIVGHGAEVGGILMDGAYSFHYGEYWGIIGRSADLGAATVCGNLRFDDQKTVHRTQGRKETPTTNSVNAAYLGDYTRTGVNAILMPGIRVGAYSVVGAGVILSEDLPNNSLVYTKQEQVRTTWGPEKYGW; encoded by the coding sequence ATGGTGAAGACCGCCGTTATTCTCGCAGCAGGTCGCGGAAGCAAAATCTGGCCCTATGGCGACACCTGGCCCAAGGCCGCGCTGCCCATTGCCAACTGGCCTTTGATTCAATGGCAGATTGAGGCGATGCAGTCCTGCGGCGTTGAAAATTTCATCGTAGTGGTCGACCACCTCGCCGGACAAATCCGTAGCGCAGTGACGGAATACGAAGCCGTCGAGTGCATCGAACAGCCACGCGCCTCCGGCACGGCGGAAGCGTTGTTACACGCGCTGGATTACGTCGAAGACGAAAAATTTCTGGTCGTCTACGGCGATACCCTCTTCACCGAAGAAGACATGGGCGCCTTGATCGAGCAGGCAAATCATAATCCTGAACCTTGCGCTTTAGTCCAGGCGTTGGGGACACTGCCCCCCCATGAGTGGCTGTGCGCAAACCTGGAAGAAAACGTTATCAAAGAAATATGGGGACACCCGCGTGAAGCCAGCCATCGCTTGTGTGGGATTTGCGTTCTCAACCGCGACTTGGTTCCCTATCTGGAAAACCATCCCGGATTCATGCTCTCAGTCGAAGTCGGCGCTATGCCCCCGCATGAATTTGAACTGGCGGAATCACTCAGCCAATACGTCAAAGCAGGCGGGACAGTCGCAGCGATTGAAACCCAGGAACTCTTTTTCGACATCGACAAACCCTGGCACCTACTCGACGCCAATGAAGCATTTCTAAAGTATCTCGGCGCCAAGTTGACCGATAACGAAATGGCGGCGGGCGCGGTCGTCGAAGAAGGCGCTGAAATTGACGGCTTTGTGGTGATGGGCGAAAACGCCTTCATCGGACGCGACGTAAAAATCAAAGGCAATCTATGGATCGGCGCCAATAGCAAGGTCATCGACGGCGCCATCATCGGCGCGAATTCCTGCATTGGCGAAAAAACCATCGTGCGCGAATATTGCCGCGTCGAAGAAAACACCTCCATCGGCAGCAACTGCATCGTCGGACACGGCGCCGAAGTGGGCGGCATCTTGATGGACGGCGCCTACTCGTTCCACTACGGCGAATATTGGGGAATCATCGGACGCTCCGCCGACCTGGGCGCCGCCACGGTATGCGGCAACCTGCGCTTTGACGACCAGAAAACCGTACACCGCACACAAGGTCGAAAAGAAACCCCGACCACCAATTCGGTCAACGCCGCCTATCTGGGCGACTACACCCGCACCGGGGTCAACGCGATCCTAATGCCGGGTATTCGCGTCGGCGCATACAGCGTTGTAGGCGCAGGAGTGATTCTGAGTGAAGACCTGCCTAATAACAGTCTCGTCTACACGAAACAAGAACAGGTGCGCACCACCTGGGGGCCAGAGAAATACGGCTGGTAA